From Epinephelus lanceolatus isolate andai-2023 chromosome 5, ASM4190304v1, whole genome shotgun sequence, the proteins below share one genomic window:
- the LOC117262568 gene encoding galanin receptor 2a codes for MAVPNTYVLIFACTCGVILGIGLCANLLVFSLFAKYNTLRKNRLDILLLSMTLADFLTLLLIPFTLHSSVSHSWPLGNISCKVYQFLLAFSLAASTYSLCAVSVTRAMIITNPYQPPTMDLVIFMFVLVWALSFFISLPLRMFATKDSLGPSPANFTFCLPTIHEHHYQVVLSQFVLYYFVPMLVIAFNYVRLALFLHKSPVMSVSSARNTRRASVMVFLAAATFSVCWLPGYVLELCVYLELYRQGQAWEMFYFTCTVLQYLHPCINPVLYVLLSKRYRHRRAAWLFSCNRNRVQPQVISVTTDSF; via the coding sequence ATGGCTGTTCCCAATACCTATGTGCTGATCTTTGCCTGTACCTGTGGAGTGATCCTGGGAATCGGGCTCTGTGCCAACCTGCTGGTCTTTTCTCTGTTTGCAAAGTACAACACGCTGCGTAAGAACCGCCTCGACATCCTCCTACTCAGTATGACTCTGGCCGACTTCCTCACCCTCCTGCTTATCCCCTTCACCCTGCACTCCTCCGTCAGCCACTCCTGGCCTCTGGGTAACATTTCCTGCAAGGTCTACCAGTTCCTGCTGGCCTTCAGCCTGGCCGCCAGCACCTACTCACTGTGTGCCGTGTCTGTGACTCGGGCCATGATTATCACTAATCCGTACCAGCCACCCACTATGGACCTGGTCATCTTCATGTTTGTTCTGGTCTGGGCCCTCAGCTTCTTCATCAGCCTGCCGCTGCGTATGTTTGCCACCAAAGACAGCCTGGGCCCGAGCCCGGCTAACTTCACCTTCTGCCTTCCAACCATTCATGAGCACCACTACCAAGTGGTCCTGAGCCAGTTTGTACTTTACTACTTTGTTCCAATGCTAGTCATCGCCTTCAATTATGTCCGGCTGGCTCTTTTTCTCCACAAGAGTCCTGTAATGTCGGTGTCCAGTGCCAGGAACACCCGCCGTGCCTCTGTCATGGTGTTCTTGGCTGCTGCTACCTTCTCAGTGTGCTGGCTGCCTGGTTATGTGCTGGAGTTGTGTGTGTACCTGGAGCTATACCGCCAAGGACAGGCTTGGGAGATGTTTTACTTCACCTGTACTGTGCTGCAGTACCTGCACCCCTGTATCAACCCTGTGCTCTATGTGCTGCTGTCAAAGCGCTACCGCCACAGGAGGGCAGCCTGGCTCTTCAGCTGTAACAGGAACAGAGTGCAGCCGCAGGTCATCAGCGTCACCACAGACAGCTTTTAA
- the pthlhb gene encoding parathyroid hormone-like hormone b, with amino-acid sequence MCSIVMLHQWSLAVFLLCSPVSLDGRPVDALISRTRRSVSHAQLMHDKGRSLQEYKRRMWLQELLEEVHTADERAPPVQSRTQSQTFSGNALHEKPPGATKNLPDRFKPDREGANLPQETNKALAYKDQPLKVATKRKKKVRLGRRRESDKKRRRARSVTTKEP; translated from the exons ATGTGCTCTATAGTCATGCTTcatcagtggagtctggctgtaTTCTTGCTGTGCTCCCCAGTGAGCCTTGATGGGAGACCAGTTGATGCACTTATTAGCAGAAC gaggaggtcagtgagccACGCCCAGCTGATGCATGACAAGGGCCGCTCCTTGCAGGAGTACAAGCGCCGCATGTGgctgcaggagctgctggaaGAGGTGCACACCGCTGACGAGCGAGCTCCACCTGTGCAAAGCAGAACCCAGAGCCAAACCTTCAGTGGGAATGCCCTGCATGAGAAGCCCCCAGGGGCCACCAAGAACCTCCCTGACAGGTTCAAGCCGGACAGAGAGGGTGCTAACCTGCCCCAGGAGACCAACAAGGCTCTGGCTTATAAGGACCAGCCACTAAAAGTGGCCaccaagaggaaaaaaaaggtgaggTTAGGCCGACGCAGAGAGAGTGACAAGAAGCGGAGGCGGGCACGGTCTGTCACTACAAAGGAGCCATGA